Within the Pseudarthrobacter sp. W1I19 genome, the region TGTCGACGATGAAGGGTTCTTCTAACTGGTACTGCATTTCAAGGAGTTCCTTCACCACCAGGCTGGTGAGGGTCAGGGCACGCAGGAGAAGTGGCGGGACGGTGCAGTGCTGTCCGACCTGGGTCCAGAGCCGTGTTCGCAAGAAAAGGCACCCGACCTTCAGGCCTGCTCCGCTATAGAGATGACAATCTTTCCGCGGGCGTGTTCTTCGGCGAAGTACCGGATGGCCTCCGGGGCGTCGCGGAGTTTGTAGGTACGGTCGATCGCCGGCGTGACCTCGCCGGATTCAATGAGATGGCGCAGCTCATCCAGAACCTCGGTGCCTAACTTCGGCGAGAAGATGCGCAGGTTCTGGCTCACGAACGGTGACAGCGCCAGCGCGCTGATGATGCGGCCCATTGGACCAAATACGGCGCTGCCGGTGCCACTGGACAGGACGAGTGTGCCGGTGCGGGTCAAGGCGCGCCTTAGCTGGGTCAGTGAATGGTTGCCGATCAGGTCGAGGATGACATCGTAGCGGCGCCCGCTCGCGGTGAAATCCTCCTTGGTGTAGTCAATGACGTCGACGGCTCCGAGCGACCGGACCAGTTCTGTATTTCTCGTGCTGGATACGCCGGTGACGTCTGCTCCGAGGGCTTTGGCAATCTGCACCGCATAAGTCCCGACACCGCCAGAGGCTCCGTTGATGAGTACGGTTTGTCCGGACCGAAGTTCTCCTCCATCACGAAGCGCTTGCAGCGCCGTCCTCGCCGCCAGTGGGACGGTTGCCGCCTGCTCGAACGTGAGATTCGCCGGCTTCAGCGCCAGATGTGTGGCGGGGACGATTGCGTATTCGGCGAAAGCACCAGCCTCGACTTCCGCGAACACGTGGTCTCCCAGGCGGAACTGTGTCACGTTCTTGCCTACTGCCTCGACCTGACCGGCCAGATCCTTACCTCTAATGCTCTGCTTCGGTGACCGCCACCCGAAGGCCAGGCGTGCGATTAGCGGGCGGCCGGAGGTGTAAACCCAGTCCGCGTGGTTGACTCCAGCAGCACGCACTCGG harbors:
- a CDS encoding NAD(P)-dependent alcohol dehydrogenase is translated as MKNTSPPTTARQQATAPATTMMKAILQTRYGSPDVLRLADVPAPMIGEDEVLIRVRAAGVNHADWVYTSGRPLIARLAFGWRSPKQSIRGKDLAGQVEAVGKNVTQFRLGDHVFAEVEAGAFAEYAIVPATHLALKPANLTFEQAATVPLAARTALQALRDGGELRSGQTVLINGASGGVGTYAVQIAKALGADVTGVSSTRNTELVRSLGAVDVIDYTKEDFTASGRRYDVILDLIGNHSLTQLRRALTRTGTLVLSSGTGSAVFGPMGRIISALALSPFVSQNLRIFSPKLGTEVLDELRHLIESGEVTPAIDRTYKLRDAPEAIRYFAEEHARGKIVISIAEQA